A window of Maioricimonas rarisocia genomic DNA:
CCGGTTTGACTTCGCCGTCCACTTCCGACTCGTCAGCAAGACCTTCCGGCCGTTTCGGCGACGGCAAATCGAAGAGAACCTCGTCGCGATAGCTGGCGATCGGCTGCAGTTCGTCCGGTTCACCGCCTTCGCCGATCGGGAACTCGATGCGGCTGCCGGCAAACCGCGGCCCGTCATAAATGGTTCCACTCTGGAACGGGCCCGCCCCCAGCAGCCAGGTGTCCTTGGCGGTGCTGGTCGCGACGGAAAGCCCCGACTGCCAGACACGGCGGCCGGTCTCGCGATGGTAGGCGAAGGCACCGACCTTCGCGGCGGCCAACTGGTCGGCCTTGCGTGCGAGTGCCAGCTCGGGGATGGAAGGGATCGGTGGGACGGAACCGACCGCGGAGGCGGCCGCGCTGATCGCACCACTCGGGTTGCTTTTAGGAATCCCGTAGACCACTTCGTTCTTGTCAGAACCAAGTGTTCCGATCCGGGCCTCGACGATGAAGTCGGCGTCGTCCTTCTTTTCCTGGAGCAGGCAGCCGGCGGCGATCATCTGCTGCCGCAGCGAACTGACGACGTACTCGGAGTTGACGAAGCCGATTCCCTTGAAGTTCTTCAGGTAGCTGACGTCGAAGTAAACCGTCTGCCCTTCGAGGGCGCGGAAATCGATGGTGGCGATGGCCTTGTCGACGGCTTCGGACTGAAGCAGCTGTTCCGTGGCAGAATGATCGAGCGTATTGCCACAGCCGGCCAGCAGGATCGGGGCCAGCAGCACGCCGAAGCGAATCAACAGATCTGTCCGGAGGGGACGGCGCATCCGTCCTCCCGGGATTGCATCCCCGACGCCTTTCATCTTCCGCAAGCTTCTGTCAGTAAACAAATTCGGACAACCGGGCCATCGAGTCTGGCGGGATAAACTGCGCTGATCCGTACCCGGATTGTGGCGGGAACCGCAGCGCGGCGGACCGGTGGCGCGGACCAACGGGCGGGATTATAGGGAGAGTCCGCCGGGGCTCCAATTCCAGTTTGCGGCAGCTGGCCGGGCACCGCTGCCTTACGCAGCGGCCTGCTGCAAACTCAGGCGGTCGGTGCCGCAGAACGCTCGGCAATGATCGCGTCGAGTTCCTGCCGCAGGCGGTCGAGAATCTCGTCGTAGGGGTACGTTCCGAGCGATTCGGGCCCCTTTTTGAGATTCACGAAATTGGGAGCACACCACAGCCCGAGATCGGCGTCGTCGGTCTCGCCGGGTCCGTTCACACGGCAGCCCATGACGGCGATCGTGATGGCGTGGTCTTTGGCGTAGGAGGTCATCTCCTTGACCTGCTCGGCCAGTTCGATGAACGCCTCGTTCTCGACGCGGGAGCAGCTCGGGCAGCTGATGATGTTCAGCGAATCCATGCCGAAGTCGACGACGGTCCGGACGCGGCCGGCGGCGATGTCGGCGAGAATCTGGCGGCCGGCCTCGATCTCTTCGTGCTTGCGATCGTTGGGAACGGTCAGCGAAACACGAATGGTGTCGCCGATTCCCCGGCTGATCAGCTGCTCGAACGCAATTCGGGTTTTGATCACGCCATCGGGGGGCAGGCCGGCTTCCGTCACGCCCAGATGCAGCGGAACGTCGGGGCGCTGCTCGGCGAAGCGACGGTTCACCTCGATGACCTGCTGCGGGTCCGAATCCTTCAGCGAGACGACGTAACGGGTGAAGTCGAGGCTGTCGAGGAACTCGCAATGATCGAGGGCGCTTTCGAGCATCGGCGAGATGGAGTCGTCGGCGGCGTACTTGTCCTTCTTCGCAGGATCGACCGAGCCGCAGTTGACGCCGACGCGGATCGCACAGTCGTGATCGACGGCGACCTGGGCGATGAAGCGGACCTTGTCCTGCCAGGGCTTTTCCCGCTCGTGGTGATAAAGATGACCGGGGTTGTAGCGGATCTTGGACACGTGCGGTGCGACGACTTCCGCGAGACGGTAGTTCTCCTGCAGGTCGACAGCGAGGTTCGCCGTCACCTGCCGGCTGATCTCCTGAAGCGCTTCGGCATCCTTTTTGCTGTCAACAGCAACACGAACAACGTCCGCACCGGCAGCGACGAGGTCGTTGATCTGAGCGACCGTCGCATCGATGTTGCGGGTGTGGGTAGCGGTCATGCTCTGAACGGCAATCGGATTCCCGTCGCCGATGGTAACCGTTCCGATGCGAACTGCACGGGTCGGATTGCGTGGCAGATCCACGTTCGTCTCCTCGAATGCCATTCGTGCCAACTGCGTTTTCGGGAAACCGGGTCGTCGGTCTGGGGTCGCTCGCGAGCTCCGATGTGGGAGAGGCCGCCTCCACGACGGGAGAGCCTGCGGGCACCGAACGGGTTCAGATCCCGGAAAACTGACCTGGCGGCCTCCCGTCCATCAGGAAGCCCGTCGCTGAATAGTAGGAGAATCGGGCCGGTTTTCCCATGCCGGTCCGGGGCCGGCAGGCGGATTGCTGCAGCCGCGACCGGGCCCCGGGTGACCCGGCCGGGGAGCCGGCGTGTTCGGTTTGGGGGGATGCCGGTTGAGCGGATCTTCGGGCCCGCCATGTGAGGAGCGTGTGAAGGAGTATCCCGAAGGCCTGCCTTATCTTGAATCCGGTATCCGGGGGGAATACAGTGAGACTTTACGGGCCGCCTTCCTTGCGGGGATTCCCGCTTACGGATGGTGAAGAAACCTCCAACGTAAACCGGTGGGCGGGCCGTAGGTCGGTGTGACAGCACCGAGTGCTGGTTTTTTTGCGGCGTTTTTTGTTGTTTTTTCTGCGTACGTCAACTGCACAAGAGATGTCGTCGCCGGCACCCACGCGCAGCCCGAGGCTCGCGTCCCGCTCCGACGGCAATCGATGGGGAACAAATGGACGCTGAGCCAGTCATTCAGATTCGGAATTTGTCGAAGGTCTATCGGGATTTCTGGGGTCGGAAGAAAGTCGAGGCGCTCAATTCGCTGAGTCTGGAAGTCCGCCGCGGCGAGATCTTCGGGCTCCTTGGTCCGAACGGTTCGGGAAAGACGACGACCATCAAGCTGCTGCTTGGTCTGCTGTTTCCGACCGACGGCGAAGTGACGGTTCTGGGGCGTCCCGCTCACGACGTGAGCAAGAACGAGCGGATCGGCTACCTGCCGGAAGAGTCGTACCTGTACCGCTTCCTCAACGCCGACGAAACGCTCGAGTTTTACGGCCGGCTGTTCAATATGTCCTCTGCGGAGCGGAAGCAGCGGCGCGACCAGCTGATCGAGCGGGTCGGCCTGCAGCATGCCCGGCGTCGACAGCTCAAGGAATACTCCAAGGGCATGACCCGCCGGATCGGTCTGGCTCAGGCTTTGATCAACGATCCGGAGCTCGTTCTGCTGGATGAGCCGACCAGTGGTCTGGACCCGCTGGGAACTTCGGACATGAAGGAGATGATCCGCAACCTCCGCGACCAGGGCAAAACGGTGGTCATGTGCAGCCACCTGCTGGCGGATGTGCAGGATGTCTGCGACCGGATTGCGATTCTGTATCAGGGAGAACTGAAGGTTCTGGGGGGCGTGCACGAACTGCTCGAAGCCCGGGACGAAACCGAGTTGCTCACGTCGAGCCTCAGCGAAGAGGCGATCAAGGACGTGGAGTCGGTGCTGCAGAAGCACGGCGCGTCACTGCAACGGGTGGCCCATCCGAAGTCGACGCTCGAAGAACTGTTCCTGCGAACCGTCAAGGAGAGCAAGGAACGTCCCGGGCGTCGGTTTACGCCGGAGGAAAAGCCGGCGGCAGCCGAAGCGGCGAAGTAACGCCGCGGGATGCTGGACGGACAGTGTGGCGACGATGCTGTGCAACGGAGCACACGGGTTCCCCCGATCGTCAGTGACCGGTGAAGCGAGTTCGGTGACGTAGAATGTCGTTCGACGTAAACTCTTTTGAATTAGGCCCTGCTTTGCTGCAGTGGCTGGCGGTGGTCGCGGTATGTGCCGTCGTGGCCACGATCGTCGGCTTCGGGATCGCCCTGTTGGGGGGCGGCACCCGTGGAGCCGCGTATTTTGCAGATGCACTGCGACGGGGCGTGGTCGATCTGACCCGGCTCTCGTGGCAACGAATCGTCGCGCTGGCAACGCTGACGGTTCGCGAGGCGTTCCGCAAGAAGACGCTGTACATCTTCGCCGTCTTCATTCTCCTGTTCATGTTTGCAGGCTGGTTCCTGCAGGGGCAGGACCTGGACAAACCGGCCAAGCCGTACGTCAGCTTTGTATTGACGTCGGTGCGGTGGATTCTGATCCCGGTCGCCATTCTGCTCGCCTGCTGGGGACTGCCGGCGGACATCAAGGATCGCTCGCTCCACACGGTCGTGACCAAACCGGTCCGCCGCAGTGAGATCGTGATCGGTCGCATCCTCGGCTACAGCGTGGTGACGACGCTGGTGCTGGCGATCATGAGCGTCGTCGGCTACGTCTGGATTCAGCGGGCCGTGCCCCCACGGGCCCAGGACCAGCTGATCAGCCGCGTCCCGGTCTACGGCGAAATGACAATCCTCGACCGGAACGGCGAGCCGGGCGGCGGGGTGAACGTCGGAGACATCTGGGAATTCCGCGGTTACATCGAAGGAAACACGCGGGCCCGCGGTGTGTATCGCTTCGACAACCTGGACGTCGATGAACTCAAGGATAACGACCAGCTCAAGCTCGAATACAAGTTCGAAGCGTTCCGGACACACAAGGGTGAGATCGGCGAGGGAATCCACTTCCGGCTCACGCTCGTCAACGAGGAGACAGGCCTGCGCGTCCCGTATCCCGCCCGCGGCGATCTGGAGATCCAGGAGTTCGCCGGCGAAACTGTCGAGCGGGATGCCAAGCCGGTTGTCGAGATTCCGCGACAGCTGACCTACCTCAAGGCGCCGGATGACGAAGCATCCCGGCCACAGGAAACGACAGTCGACCTGTTCGAGGATCTCATCTCGGACGAGACCCTCGTCGTGGAGGTCTCCTGTGAAGACAGCGGACAGTACCTGGGCATGGCCCAGCCTGACCTGTTCGTCAGGATGCCCGACAACAGCTTTGCGACCGGCTATTTCAAGTCGATGGCGGGCATCTGGCTGATGCTGGTGCTGGTGATCATGCTCGGCACCACGGCGAGTACCTTCCTGAAGGGTCCTGTGGCGACACTGCTGACCTTCGGTCTGGTCGTAATGGGGCAGGGGCTGCGGGTCTTCATGGGCACGCTGCTCGAGCAGTATCAGGAGGAAGGGCAGGTGACCGGCGGGGGTGCGCTGGAATCGGCCTATCGTCTCGCGACCCAGATGAACGTACAATCACCATTGCCGGAAGGCCCGGCGACCACGCTGATCAAATGGATCGACACGCGTGTGTTCGACGGCCTGACGTTGCTGCAGAACGTGATTCCCGATTTCAATTATTTCAATATGACGCCGTACGTTGCCAACGGGTTCGATGTTCCTTGGAACGCGGCACTGCTGCCCAGCATTGCCACAGTCCTCGCGTACGTGATTCCGTGCATCGTAATCGGTTACTTCAGTCTCCAGCTGCGTGAGCTCGAAGCAAAATGAGTGGAATGAATTCGAAGCAGCGCAAGATGGTGTACATGATGGCCATCATCGTGCTGCTCGTGCCAATTGTCTGGCTCGGCATGCCGGCCGACGCGCCGGGAACCGGCGGTGTCATCGCACAGAAGCGGCATCAGTACGAACTGGGGGAGAGCACGCTCGGGGATGTCGACCCGGCCAGTGCCACGATGAACCTGGTGTTGCTGGGGCTGCGTGGTGTCGCCACCAACCTGCTGTGGATGGAAGCCGAAGAGCAGAAGCGGACCAAGAACTGGTCGCAGCTGCAGTCGACGGTGGAATCGATCATCCTCCTGCAGCCGCACTTTCAGACCGTCTGGAAGTACCAGGCCTGGAACCTCGCCTACAACGTCTCCGCCGAATGTGACGCGGTCGAAGACCGCTTCGCCTGGGTGAAGAAGGGAGCGAAGTTCCTGATCCGCGGGACCGAGCGGAACCGGAAGATGCCGGAGCTGTACCACGACACCGGCGACTTCATGGGGAAGAAGATCGGGCGCTCCGACGAGAAGGAGCTCTTCCGGGAGTTCTTCATCAGCGATCCGGACGAGGAACGCTGGGAAGGGGGACCGGACGACGAGATCAATCCGAACCGACTCGACAACTACCTGGTCGCCCGGCAGTGGTACGAGCGGGCGAACGAAGTTCTCGAAGAGTCCGGTGGTGAACAGCACAAACTGGCGCTGCCACTGTTCGTCGGGTACCCGTACCGCTCTCAGATGGACTACGCCACTGCCCGTCAGGACGAGGGCAAGTTCGGCGAAATCACGCGGGAAGCCTGGGCCACCGCCTATCGCGAGTGGACCGAAGAGTACGGCCGCGAGAAGTTCCGGACGCCTGGCGGCGACATCATGTTCGAAGCCAAGGACAACGAACTGCGTGAGTTGGCCGAAGAGGATGGCGTCACGTTCAACACCAAGCAGAAGTGGCAGGACCGTTACCAGAACATGGTCAACTACCGCTACTGGAAGCTGCGGTGCGAAGTGGAACGGACGCAGTTGATGACCGAAGCACGGCGGGAGCTGTTTGAAGGTCGGCGGCTGTTCCGCGAAGAACAGGACCTGATCGGCGCCAAAGAGGTGCTGATGAGCGGCATGACCAAGCTGCAGGAAATGATCGACAGTCAGCGTCGTCTGGACGGCTCGAACCCGCTGCTGGACGAAGTGGAACTGATCGAGGATGCGATCAAGGCGATCCTGATCTGGCAGCATGTGCTGACGCTGCTCGGCGAGCCGGTGCCGGACACGTTCCCCCTGATCGGCATCTGGAACAACCCGCAGTACGAAATGCAGCGACAGGATCTGTACGACCGGTTCCTGAAGTGGCAGGGAAGTACGGCCGGCTGATCGCGGTTCAGCTTCCTGAATGATTCAAGCCCCGCATGGCCAGGCGCCGTGCGGGGCTTTTTTTGTCAGGGATGAGTCTTGAGGGGTGAGGTCAGGACATAGGTGGCCGCCGGGTTTCTGGCCCTCGGAGCAATACCAGCACGAAGCGTCATCGAAAGAACGGGCAGACAGGAATGTCTGCCCCACCGGTCCGGTCCCGTGATCGAGTCGGTCGACGACGCTTCAGACTCTCAGAAAGTCGAGCGCACGGCTCACAGAGCCGTGGCACCCGACATGGCCAGGTGCCGTGCGAGGCTTTAATAGTAAAGCTTGAGCGACGCAGAGTGTGTCACGGCACGTCACGCTGCGGCTGCCCACAGTGTTCGAAGTGTTCCGTCTGGACATCTCCGTGACGCGCGAACCGAATCCATGGGCCAGCCTGAACGCGCGGTGGCTGGTGCGTCGCCACCGGCGACGGCACCCTCCAGACCGGGTCGCCCCGGTTGCTCCCCAAGCGGGGTCTCGCTGCGACAGGAGGCCGCCGGGTTTCCGGCCCTCGAAGTCATACCAGCACGAAGCGTCGTCGAAGGAACGGGCAGACAGGAATGTCTGCCCCACCGGTCGTTCGGGGTGGACGTTTCGCCGTGATTTCGCACGGCTCACGGAGCCGTGGCACCCGGCAGGCAGGGCTTTTCGAGGGGCCGAGCCTTGAGCCGTGACACGCGGCTTGTGCGGCCCACCGGACGTCGCCGGTGGACCCTCGTGAACTGCCTCGACACGTTACCGCCGTGGCCTCGCTCGCATTGCTCGCTCCACCCGCGTCCACCCGTTCCGGCAGCTGCTGCCTCCGTCCCGTCAACCACGCTTTCGCTTCGGGCGGTACATGTGAGTCGCCTGCGAGAACGTCGCTTCGGCCGATTCCATGACGGTCTCCGAGAGTGTCGGGTGAGCGTGAATCGATTCAGCGACGTCGCGGGCCAGGGCCGCCGTCTCGACTGCGAGCACACCTTCCGCAATCAACTCGCCGGCGCCGGGACCGACAATCCCCATGCCGAGGATCTGCTCGTTCTCGGCGGAGACGATCATCTTCGTCAGACCTTCAGTCCGGTCGATCGTCTGGGCGCGGCCGGAAGCTCCCCAGGGGAAGCGGACAACATTGACGTCGATCCCCTTCTCCTTCGCCTCCGTCTCGGTCAGGCCGCACCAGGCGACTTCCGGATCGGTGAAGACGACGGCAGGAATGGCGACATTGTCGAACTCGGCCGGTTCACCGAGCAATGTCTCGATGGCCACCTTGGCTTCGCGCGTCGCCTTGTGGGCGAGCATCGGCTCGCCGGCGACATCGCCGATGGCGAACAGCTTCGGGTCGGCGGTCCGCATGTTGCGGTCGACTTCGATGAAGCCACGCTCGGTGGCGCGTGCCTTCGTGTTCTCGATTCCGATGCCAAGCCCGTTCGGGATCCGGCCGACCGAGATCAGAACGCGGTCGAAGGTCTGCGGCGTCTCGACGCCTTCTCCTTCGAACTCGGCGACGATACCGTCGTCGGTGGCCTTCAGCCCCAGCACTTTGGTGTTGGTGTGGATCGCCTCGAACAGACCGTCCAGCCGTTTCTTGAGCGGGACGACCAGGTCGCGGTCGGCACCGGCCAGAATCGTCGGCAGCATCTCGACGACGGTCACTTTCGTGCCGAGCGAGGCGTAGACGGAGCCCATTTCCAGGCCGATGTAGCCGCCGCCGATGACGAGCATCCGGCCCGGGATGTCGGGGAGCTCGAGGGCCCCGGTGGAGTCCATGATGCGGTCGTCGCCGAGGTCGAAGATCTTCGGCGCGGCGGGGCGGGAACCGACGGCGATCACGCAGTGGTCAAAGGTGAGGTTACTGGTCGAGCCGTCCGGTTTGGTCAGCTTGAGAGTGCCGGAGTCGACGAATTCGCCGCGGGCCTGGATGAGGTTCACTCCCCGGGCCTTGCAGAGCTGGCGCACGCCACCCGTCAGTTTGCCGACGACCTTCGACTTGAAGCCGCGGAGCTTGTCGAGGTCGATCTTCGGCTCACCGAAGCTCACGCCCCATTCGTTGGCCTCGTTCGCCTCGTGGATGAGCTTGGCGACGTGGAGCAGGGCCTTGGAGGGAATGCAGCCCCGGTTGAGGCAGACGCCTCCCGGCTCGGGATCCTGATCGATGAGCACGACATCCATTCCGGCGTCGGCCGCTGTGAAGGCCGCCGGGTAGCCGCCCGGTCCTCCGCCAAGGACGACGAGCTGGGCGTGTGAGACTTCGGACTGGGACATTACGGACCTTTCTGCAGGTGTCTGAAAGCGGCAACGTTGCGAAGCGGCGTCAAGAAATCAAGTGAAGCGGGGTGTTCCGGTCCAGCCGGAGAGTCTGGGGCCCTGTCCGGCCCGGGCCCGCGGTCCCATTGTCGGACGTCGGTAACGCGAGGAACAGGCCCCGATTGCCGTGAGCGAGAGCGGGCAAGGCGCCGACTCGCGGTCGCGTTCCGGGAAACCAGTTGCTACAGTTCGCGTTAAGTTTGCGGAAACTGCGGAACAGGGGAATGAGACTCGCTTTGCGGAGTTTTCCTCTGCTATGGTTGGCGACCACGACAGAGGACCTGTCCGTGCAGAATCCGCCCGGCTGCCAGACGACGGCCCGGGCTGCGATCAGGATGAGAGCGATGGACTGGCTGAAACATGCCTTCGCGATAGAGGCCCCGGGCCCTGCCGAACCAACGGACGAGCAGCGTCTGGTGGTGGAGCGATTCTGCCGCGAGATCGACCGCCGCGGCCTGACGACGCCGTCGCTGCTGTTTCTGGAGATGTGCCGCCCGCTCAACTTCGTCGCGGCACAGGCGATCCATTTCTTCGGTCCGGTGCTGAGCATTTTCACCGATCGCCAGGCACACGTCCATCTGGCCGCGTTTCTGGAACGACGTGGCTCGGTCGACTGGCTGTGTGACCGGATCACCGAACTTGCGAAGGAGCCGGACCGTTCCGGCCCGTCGACGATCGAGGGGAGCCCGCATTGACGCAGCGACAACTCGACCCCGACAAGATCGACGTGATTCTCGCCACGGACTGCGGGAGCACGACGACCAAGGCGATCCTGATTCAGAAGGTCGATGGCCACTACCGGCAGACACACCGCGGCGAAGCTCCCACGACCGTCGAGGAACCGGTCGCCGATGTGACGGTCGGTGTGACCAATGCCGCGACCGAGGTGGGTGAGCTGGCCGGCCGAAAGCTGGTCGACGAGAACGGCGAGATCATCCGCCCCGCACAGGGGAATGAAGGCTGCGACATCTACATTTCCACGTCGAGTGCCGGCGGGGGTCTGCAGATCCTCGTCACCGGCGTCGTCGAGGAGATGTCGGCAGCGAGTGCCAAACGGGCCGCGCTGGGAGCCGGCGCGATCGTCCTGGACGTCATCTCGTCCAACGACCGCAGGCGTCCCCACGAACAGATCCAGCGGATTCGCGAATTGCGGCCCGACATGGTGGTGATGGCCGGGGGGACGGACGGCGGGACGAAGAAGCACGTCGTCAAGATTGCCGAACTGGTCGCTCCGGCCAAACCCCGCCCCCGCTTCGGCGGCAAGTACCGCATGCCAGTCATCTACGCGGGCAACCAGGAAGCGGCGGCTCTGGTGGCCGACACCTTCGACGAGAGCGTCACTCTCTCGGTCGTGGAGAACGTGCGGCCAACGCTCGAACGGGAAAACCTCGAGCCCGCACGCGACTGCATCCACGACCTGTTTCTCGAACACGTCATGGCCCATGCCCCCGGCTATAACCGGCTGATGGACTGGACCGACGCGCCCATCATGCCGACGCCCGGTGCGGTCGGAAATATCCTCCGTCAGATTGCCGAACGAAACGGCATCAACGCGGTCGGCGTCGATATCGGCGGTGCAACGACGGACGTCTTCTCGGTCTTCGATGGCGTGTTCAACCGGACGGTCAGCGCCAACCTGGGGATGAGCTATTCGATCTCCAATGTCTGTGCCGAGGCAGGAATGCCGAGCGTCCTCCGCTGGGTCCACCTGGACATGGACGAACGGGAGCTGCGGAACCGGGTCAAGAACAAGATGATCCGCCCGACGACGATCCCGCAGACGCTCGAAGCGCTGGTGTTCGAGCAGGCGGTTTCGCGGGAGGCGCTTCGGCTGGCTTACCTGCAGCACAAGGAGTTCGCCACGACGCTCAAGGGGGTCCAGCAACAGCGGACGGTCGGCGACACGTTCTCGCAGCTCTCCAGCGGGCAGTCGATCGTCAACAACATGACGCTCAATCTGCTGGTCGCATCCGGCGGGGTGCTTTCACATGCTCCGCGGATGGAACAGACGGCCGCCATGATGGTCGACGCGTTCGAGCCGGAAGGCTTCACCGAACTGGCCAAGGACAGCATCTTCATGATGCCGCACCTGGGTGTGCTGGCTCAGGTGCATCCCACCGCGGCCCTCGAAGTGTTCGAGCGGGATTGCCTGATCTACCTGGGGACGTGCGTGGCGGCCAAAGGGCGCGGCAAGGCGGGCAAGCCGTGCTTCCGCTACGAGATCGAGGGACCGTCACTGCGTGAGCAGGGTGAGATGGCGGTCGGCGAACTGAAGCTGTTTCCCCTGGGGCCGGAGGATCGGGCCCGCGTGAAGATCGAGCCACGTCGGGGCTTCGACGTGGGAGCCGGCAGCGGTCGGCCGGTCGAGAAGGAAGTGCGGGGCGGTACGGTCGGGCTGATCCTCGACACCCGGGGACGTCCTCTCGTATTGCCGGAAGAACGGACCACGTGCCGCCAGGCCGTCGCGACCTGGACGCAGGCGCTGGGCCTCTACGACGACTAATGGACGCGAGTAACAGGAACCGTCGAACGGGTCGACCCTCATGGGACATGCCTACACACCGGGACTTCAGGTCAGCGAGCGGACGGTGTACCGCGCGCGACGGACGCTGCCGATCGCTGGCGACGTCCTCGTTACGCAGGGAGACCGGGTGAGCGCCCGCGACGTTGTCGCCCAGACCGATCTGCCGGGCGACATCATGCCGCTCAACCTGGCGAATCAGTTGTCCGTCATGCCTGGCGACATCCCCCAGTTGATGCTGAAGAAAGAAGGGGATCACATCTCCGAGGGAGAAGTGATCGCCAGGACGAACGGCATCTTCGGGATGTTCAAGACGCCGTATCACTCGCGGGCGACCGGCACGATCGAATCGGTCTCAGGCGTGACCGGCCAGGTGATCGTGCGAGGCAAACCGATTCCGGTGCAGGTGCGGGCGTATGCCTCTGGCGTCGTCAGCGAAGTACTGCCGGGCGAAGGCTGCATCGTCGAGGCGCAGGCAACCTACGTGCAGGGGATCTTCGGTGTCGGCGGCGAGGCGTATGGGAAGATCCGCGTGATCGCCAGTCGTCCCGACGAGGAGCTCGAAGCGGACCAGATCACAAGCGAACTGCGCGGCTGCATCGTCGTCGGCGGTGCGCGGATTCATGGC
This region includes:
- a CDS encoding DUF6655 family protein; translated protein: MRRPLRTDLLIRFGVLLAPILLAGCGNTLDHSATEQLLQSEAVDKAIATIDFRALEGQTVYFDVSYLKNFKGIGFVNSEYVVSSLRQQMIAAGCLLQEKKDDADFIVEARIGTLGSDKNEVVYGIPKSNPSGAISAAASAVGSVPPIPSIPELALARKADQLAAAKVGAFAYHRETGRRVWQSGLSVATSTAKDTWLLGAGPFQSGTIYDGPRFAGSRIEFPIGEGGEPDELQPIASYRDEVLFDLPSPKRPEGLADESEVDGEVKPASAEVEKK
- the ispG gene encoding (E)-4-hydroxy-3-methylbut-2-enyl-diphosphate synthase, which encodes MDLPRNPTRAVRIGTVTIGDGNPIAVQSMTATHTRNIDATVAQINDLVAAGADVVRVAVDSKKDAEALQEISRQVTANLAVDLQENYRLAEVVAPHVSKIRYNPGHLYHHEREKPWQDKVRFIAQVAVDHDCAIRVGVNCGSVDPAKKDKYAADDSISPMLESALDHCEFLDSLDFTRYVVSLKDSDPQQVIEVNRRFAEQRPDVPLHLGVTEAGLPPDGVIKTRIAFEQLISRGIGDTIRVSLTVPNDRKHEEIEAGRQILADIAAGRVRTVVDFGMDSLNIISCPSCSRVENEAFIELAEQVKEMTSYAKDHAITIAVMGCRVNGPGETDDADLGLWCAPNFVNLKKGPESLGTYPYDEILDRLRQELDAIIAERSAAPTA
- a CDS encoding ABC transporter ATP-binding protein, with the translated sequence MDAEPVIQIRNLSKVYRDFWGRKKVEALNSLSLEVRRGEIFGLLGPNGSGKTTTIKLLLGLLFPTDGEVTVLGRPAHDVSKNERIGYLPEESYLYRFLNADETLEFYGRLFNMSSAERKQRRDQLIERVGLQHARRRQLKEYSKGMTRRIGLAQALINDPELVLLDEPTSGLDPLGTSDMKEMIRNLRDQGKTVVMCSHLLADVQDVCDRIAILYQGELKVLGGVHELLEARDETELLTSSLSEEAIKDVESVLQKHGASLQRVAHPKSTLEELFLRTVKESKERPGRRFTPEEKPAAAEAAK
- a CDS encoding ABC transporter permease, which encodes MSFDVNSFELGPALLQWLAVVAVCAVVATIVGFGIALLGGGTRGAAYFADALRRGVVDLTRLSWQRIVALATLTVREAFRKKTLYIFAVFILLFMFAGWFLQGQDLDKPAKPYVSFVLTSVRWILIPVAILLACWGLPADIKDRSLHTVVTKPVRRSEIVIGRILGYSVVTTLVLAIMSVVGYVWIQRAVPPRAQDQLISRVPVYGEMTILDRNGEPGGGVNVGDIWEFRGYIEGNTRARGVYRFDNLDVDELKDNDQLKLEYKFEAFRTHKGEIGEGIHFRLTLVNEETGLRVPYPARGDLEIQEFAGETVERDAKPVVEIPRQLTYLKAPDDEASRPQETTVDLFEDLISDETLVVEVSCEDSGQYLGMAQPDLFVRMPDNSFATGYFKSMAGIWLMLVLVIMLGTTASTFLKGPVATLLTFGLVVMGQGLRVFMGTLLEQYQEEGQVTGGGALESAYRLATQMNVQSPLPEGPATTLIKWIDTRVFDGLTLLQNVIPDFNYFNMTPYVANGFDVPWNAALLPSIATVLAYVIPCIVIGYFSLQLRELEAK
- the lpdA gene encoding dihydrolipoyl dehydrogenase, with the protein product MSQSEVSHAQLVVLGGGPGGYPAAFTAADAGMDVVLIDQDPEPGGVCLNRGCIPSKALLHVAKLIHEANEANEWGVSFGEPKIDLDKLRGFKSKVVGKLTGGVRQLCKARGVNLIQARGEFVDSGTLKLTKPDGSTSNLTFDHCVIAVGSRPAAPKIFDLGDDRIMDSTGALELPDIPGRMLVIGGGYIGLEMGSVYASLGTKVTVVEMLPTILAGADRDLVVPLKKRLDGLFEAIHTNTKVLGLKATDDGIVAEFEGEGVETPQTFDRVLISVGRIPNGLGIGIENTKARATERGFIEVDRNMRTADPKLFAIGDVAGEPMLAHKATREAKVAIETLLGEPAEFDNVAIPAVVFTDPEVAWCGLTETEAKEKGIDVNVVRFPWGASGRAQTIDRTEGLTKMIVSAENEQILGMGIVGPGAGELIAEGVLAVETAALARDVAESIHAHPTLSETVMESAEATFSQATHMYRPKRKRG
- a CDS encoding glutamate mutase L, with the protein product MTQRQLDPDKIDVILATDCGSTTTKAILIQKVDGHYRQTHRGEAPTTVEEPVADVTVGVTNAATEVGELAGRKLVDENGEIIRPAQGNEGCDIYISTSSAGGGLQILVTGVVEEMSAASAKRAALGAGAIVLDVISSNDRRRPHEQIQRIRELRPDMVVMAGGTDGGTKKHVVKIAELVAPAKPRPRFGGKYRMPVIYAGNQEAAALVADTFDESVTLSVVENVRPTLERENLEPARDCIHDLFLEHVMAHAPGYNRLMDWTDAPIMPTPGAVGNILRQIAERNGINAVGVDIGGATTDVFSVFDGVFNRTVSANLGMSYSISNVCAEAGMPSVLRWVHLDMDERELRNRVKNKMIRPTTIPQTLEALVFEQAVSREALRLAYLQHKEFATTLKGVQQQRTVGDTFSQLSSGQSIVNNMTLNLLVASGGVLSHAPRMEQTAAMMVDAFEPEGFTELAKDSIFMMPHLGVLAQVHPTAALEVFERDCLIYLGTCVAAKGRGKAGKPCFRYEIEGPSLREQGEMAVGELKLFPLGPEDRARVKIEPRRGFDVGAGSGRPVEKEVRGGTVGLILDTRGRPLVLPEERTTCRQAVATWTQALGLYDD